A single Maniola hyperantus chromosome 11, iAphHyp1.2, whole genome shotgun sequence DNA region contains:
- the LOC117986271 gene encoding probable oligoribonuclease isoform X1 yields MIFCRHYLASWTTCVVDMFIKPSTSLYQSKMNIKTTAEVRSEAKRIVWVDLEMTGLDIEKDHILEIACLVTDASLNIVATGPNIIIHQPDDILNNMHQWCITQHGETGLTDASRESKVSLSDAENQILNFVKVHAPENKCPLGGNSVYMDRLFLRKYMPNLNNYLHYRIIDVSTLKELAKRWYPKEYSRTPQKKFEHRCLCDILESIEELKYYKQHIFKSV; encoded by the exons atgatATTTTGTCGTCATTATCTAGCTTCTTGGACAACATGTGTTGTTGATATGTTTATTAAACCAAGCACAAGTT tgtATCAGTCAAAAATGAACATAAAAACTACAGCAGAAGTTAGAAGTGAAGCTAAAAGAATAGTGTGGGTAGATCTAGAAATGACAGGTCTAGATATAGAGAAGGACCATATTCTGGAGATAGCCTGCCTGGTCACCGACGCGAGTCTGAACATTGTTGCAACAGGaccaaatattattatacatcaGCCTGATGACATATTGAACAATATGCACCAGTGGTGTATTACACAACATGGTGAG ACTGGCCTGACTGATGCAAGCCGAGAATCAAAAGTATCACTAAGTGACGCTGAAAATCAAATACTAAACTTTGTCAAGGTGCATGCACCTGAAAATAAATGCCCTTTGGGAGGTAACAGCGTGTATATGGACAGACTATTCCTTCGAAAATACATGCCTAACTTGAACAACTATTTACACTATAGAATCATAGATGTCAGTACATTGAAGGAATTGGCGAAAAGGTGGTATCCTAAGGAGTATTCAAGAACACCTCAGAAAAAATTCGAGCATAGATGTCTATGTGATATTTTGGAAAGTATTGAGGAGTTGAAGTATTATAAGCAGCATATTTTTAAAAGTGTGTAA
- the Ktl gene encoding BTB/POZ domain-containing protein KCTD16, translated as MITSKSVTRACAIDGRARVRAARESGSEGRAVAALRPRSPAMADAPCEVLELNVGGVHYATTRDTLLREPDSLPAVALRDPDHPRDARGRIFFDRDGVLFRYVLDYLRDGGLVLPECFREHKRLAREARHYRLVGLENAVRDADPRPPNREKGCITVGYRGSFAFGRDGLADVKFRKLSRILVCGKVTLCRDVFGETLNESRDPDHGLADRYTSRFFLKHSFIEQAFDNLQEQGFKLTASCGSGTAGGAAELKPGVDSEENRWNHYNEFVFVRE; from the coding sequence ATGATTACGTCCAAGTCAGTAACCCGGGCGTGTGCTATTGATGGGAGGGCGCGGGTGCGGGCGGCTCGGGAAAGTGGGTCAGAGGGGCGCGCAGTCGCGGCACTGCGCCCTCGGTCTCCAGCCATGGCGGACGCGCCGTGCGAGGTCCTCGAGCTGAACGTCGGCGGCGTGCACTACGCCACCACGCGCGACACGCTGttgcgcgagccggactcgctaCCGGCCGTTGCGCTGCGCGACCCCGACCATCCGCGCGACGCCCGCGGACGCATCTTCTTCGACCGCGACGGCGTCCTCTTTAGATACGTCCTCGACTATCTCCGAGACGGCGGCCTCGTCTTGCCAGAGTGTTTTCGCGAGCACAAACGCTTAGCGCGCGAAGCTAGGCATTACAGACTTGTCGGACTAGAAAACGCGGTTCGAGATGCCGATCCGCGGCCGCCTAATCGCGAAAAAGGCTGTATCACCGTTGGATACCGCGGAAGCTTCGCCTTCGGGCGCGACGGCCTCGCAGATGTGAAATTCCGCAAGTTGTCCCGGATTCTGGTGTGCGGGAAAGTGACGCTGTGCCGGGACGTTTTCGGGGAGACCTTAAACGAATCCCGAGATCCTGACCACGGTCTGGCCGACAGGTACACGTCCCGATTCTTCCTTAAACATTCGTTCATCGAGCAGGCGTTTGATAATTTACAAGAGCAGGGGTTCAAACTGACGGCCAGCTGTGGAAGCGGTACGGCCGGCGGGGCCGCTGAGCTCAAGCCCGGAGTCGATTCCGAAGAGAATCGCTGGAACCACTACAACGAATTTGTGTTCGTACGCGAATAA
- the LOC117986271 gene encoding oligoribonuclease, mitochondrial isoform X2 produces MNIKTTAEVRSEAKRIVWVDLEMTGLDIEKDHILEIACLVTDASLNIVATGPNIIIHQPDDILNNMHQWCITQHGETGLTDASRESKVSLSDAENQILNFVKVHAPENKCPLGGNSVYMDRLFLRKYMPNLNNYLHYRIIDVSTLKELAKRWYPKEYSRTPQKKFEHRCLCDILESIEELKYYKQHIFKSV; encoded by the exons ATGAACATAAAAACTACAGCAGAAGTTAGAAGTGAAGCTAAAAGAATAGTGTGGGTAGATCTAGAAATGACAGGTCTAGATATAGAGAAGGACCATATTCTGGAGATAGCCTGCCTGGTCACCGACGCGAGTCTGAACATTGTTGCAACAGGaccaaatattattatacatcaGCCTGATGACATATTGAACAATATGCACCAGTGGTGTATTACACAACATGGTGAG ACTGGCCTGACTGATGCAAGCCGAGAATCAAAAGTATCACTAAGTGACGCTGAAAATCAAATACTAAACTTTGTCAAGGTGCATGCACCTGAAAATAAATGCCCTTTGGGAGGTAACAGCGTGTATATGGACAGACTATTCCTTCGAAAATACATGCCTAACTTGAACAACTATTTACACTATAGAATCATAGATGTCAGTACATTGAAGGAATTGGCGAAAAGGTGGTATCCTAAGGAGTATTCAAGAACACCTCAGAAAAAATTCGAGCATAGATGTCTATGTGATATTTTGGAAAGTATTGAGGAGTTGAAGTATTATAAGCAGCATATTTTTAAAAGTGTGTAA
- the Letm1 gene encoding mitochondrial proton/calcium exchanger protein, whose translation MNRIILNHCRCLKKSTLQWETRQYQNFPYLTLSRSLSYYTTQPIGLQYDISQKPFNTRVFYHPYVRTISTSKVYYEKEPLKPSSKVEATVESVKKGIEEKENLPKKEAVKKSLKERIMGELRHYYHGFRLLFIEVRISASLLFKILKGQSLTRREHRLLVTTIGDLFRMVPFIVFIAVPFLEFALPVFIKLFPNMLPSTFESRSQTEAKLKQHLKVKLEMAKFFQETLDQMAPQASNRHSELAKEFTGFFNKIRTSGDVATSEEIMKFSKLFEDELTLDSLQRPHLVALCKVLNVSTIGTSAMLRFSLRMKLRSLAADDKMIAKEGVDSLNFSELQQACKARGMRAYGVSEERLRKELKNWLDLSLNEKVPQSLLLLSRALMVPEHVPTTYKLKATILALPEQIATQTSAAIGEKEGKVDFKTKLDTIKLEEQKIKEERKELQEAEREKEILEAKKREKEELKDKAPILDELSTPVMVDAAPVIEVDAVKPKTEEGLSGKDIEVIEDALEKLAIQKKSLLLEKESIQELKSELLDYSEDVKEMDEIVKTKQADLKLTKGARRLYRAVNNMISKLDAVLIELEKKEEALKTTLEQTKPEPEKAKEQLIQIDELMHSIKSLQKVPDVAKLNLIQDVLGRLDDDFDGQLKVDDVLKMLEIVGNEHVNLSEKQMTELIELLGKEEILEVESKIQKALEKAASAAKKEQDKADADGKSLFDLIREAQKHKEMKKAVENFGEQQNSVPKNEDIVTKSEDIVTKQETPKRPESH comes from the exons ATGaacagaataattttaaatcattGTCGGTGCTTAAAAAAATCGA CTTTACAATGGGAGACCAGACAGTATCAAAACTTTCCATACTTAACACTCTCAAGGTCATTATCTTATTACACAACTCAACCCATCGGATTGCAGTATGATATTAGTCAGAAGCCTTTCAACACAAGAGTGTTTTATCACCCTTATGTAAGAACAATATCTACTAGTAAGGTGTACTATGAGAAAGAGCCATTGAAGCCATCCTCAAAGGTGGAAGCGACAGTTGAATCTGTTAAAAAAGGTATCGAGGAGAAGGAAAATCTGCCAAAAAAGGAAGCAGTTAAAAAGAGTTTAAAAGAAAGGATTATGGGTGAATTGCGACACTACTACCATGGGTTCAGACTACTGTTTATTGAAGTCAGAATATCTGCCTCGTTATTGTTTAAGATTCTAAAAGGTCAGTCCTTAACACGCAGGGAGCACCGATTGTTGGTCACTACGATCGGTGATTTGTTCAGAATGGTGCCATTTATTGTGTTCATAGCTGTACCATTCTTGGAGTTTGCTCTACCGGTTTTCATTAAACTGTTCCCGAATATGCTGCCATCTACCTTTGAGAGTCGGAGTCAAACAGAAGCCAAGCTTAAACAGCATTTGAAGGTGAAATTGGAGATGGCTAAATTCTTTCAAGAAACATTAGATCAGATGGCTCCACAAGCTAGTAACAGACATTCTGAGCTAGCTAAAGAGTTTACAGGTTTCTTTAATAAGATAAGAACGTCGGGTGACGTGGCTACGAGTGAGGAAATAATGAAGTTTTCCAAACTCTTTGAGGATGAGCTTACCTTAGATTCTCTTCAAAGACCACATTTGGTTGCGTTGTGTAAAGTTTTGAATGTTTCCACGATTGGTACCAGTGCTATGTTGAGATTTAGTTTGAGGATGAAGTTGCGATCCTTGGCTGCGGACGACAAGATGATTGCTAAGGAAGGTGTGGATAGTTTGAATTTCAGCGAGTTACAGCAGGCGTGCAAAGCTAGGGGCATGAGAGCTTATGGTGTATCAGAGGAGAGGTTACGAAAAGAATTGAAGAACTGGTTGGATTTGTCACTGAACGAGAAGGTTCCACAATCCTTACTCCTGCTATCAAGAGCACTGATGGTTCCCGAGCATGTGCCCACAACATACAAACTGAAGGCCACAATTTTGGCATTGCCGGAACAAATTGCCACACAAACAAGTGCTGCAATTGGTGAGAAAGAGGGCAAAGTTGATTTCAAG ACTAAACTGGATACCATTAAACTCGAAGAACAGAAGATTAAAGAAGAAAGGAAAGAACTACAAGAGGCGGAAAGAGAAAAGGAAATTCTTGAAGCCAAGAAACGAGAGAAGGAAGAACTCAAGGATAAGGCTCCGATTCTTGACGAACTCAGCACCCCAGTTATGGTGGACGCTGCACCGGTTATTGAGGTGGATGCTGTTAAGCCGAAGACCGAAGAAGGCCTGTCTGGCAAAGATATTGAAGTGATTGAGGATGCTTTAGAGAAATTAG CTATACAGAAGAAGTCTTTACTTCTGGAAAAGGAGAGTATCCAGGAGCTGAAGAGTGAGCTGCTGGACTACAGTGAGGATGTGAAGGAAATGGACGAGATCGTCAAGACTAAACAGGCGGACCTCAAACTCACTAAGGGGGCTAGGAG ATTATACCGAGCGGTAAACAACATGATAAGCAAGCTAGATGCAGTCCTCATCGAATtggagaagaaagaagaagcGTTGAAGACCACGCTCGAGCAAACCAAGCCCGAGCCGGAGAAGGCAAAAGAGCAACTCATACAGATTGATGAACTGATGCATTCCATTAAGAGTCTTCAGAAGGTTCCGGATGTGGCCAAGCTGAACCTTATACAGGATGTGTTGGGCAGGCTGGATGATGATTTCGATGGGCAGTTGAAGGTTGATGATGTTTTGAAG ATGTTAGAAATAGTAGGCAACGAACACGTGAACTTGTCCGAGAAGCAAATGACCGAGCTGATTGAACTTCTGGGCAAGGAGGAGATCCTAGAAGTGGAGTCCAAGATACAGAAGGCGCTGGAGAAAGCCGCTAGCGCTGCCAAAAAGGAACAGGACAAAGCTGATGCTGACGGCAAG AGTCTATTCGACCTGATACGGGAAGCGCAGAAGCATAAAGAAATGAAGAAGGCAGTGGAGAACTTTGGAGAACAACAGAACAGCGTTCCCAAGAACGAAGACATCGTCACCAAGAGCGAAGACATCGTTACCAAGCAGGAAACACCCAAACGACCGGAGAGCCACTAA
- the LOC117986667 gene encoding acylphosphatase-2-like produces the protein MIRLLLLTTIAGCLKVNCSTAAVSMTLKSVDFEVFGRVQGVFFRKYTKSQADKLDLKGWCRNTSRGTVEGQMQGPSDKVDSMMQWLRTTGSPSSQIDKAEFKNQKDISEYTYTSFDIKRDN, from the exons atgattCGCTTGTTACTTTTAACAACAATCGCCGGTTGTTTAAAGGTTAATTGCAGCACGGCTGCTGTCTCCATGACGCTGAAGAGTGTCGATTTCGAAGTGTTTGGCCGGGTTCAAGGAGTATTCTTCCGGAAG TACACAAAATCTCAAGCAGACAAGTTAGATCTCAAGGGATGGTGTAGGAACACATCCCGTGGAACTGTAGAAGGGCAGATGCAAGGACCCTCAGACAAAGTGGATTCTAT GATGCAATGGCTGAGGACAACTGGCAGCCCTAGTAGCCAAATCGACAAAGCAGAGTTCAAGAACCAGAAGGATATATCCGAATATACCTATACCAGCTTCGATATTAAACGGGATAATTAG
- the LOC117986666 gene encoding succinate dehydrogenase cytochrome b560 subunit, mitochondrial-like, with translation MAFYCCGRLGNTALLGNLAKFRTALGTATYAQAASVPKITIKKFEPPKEEHYDIKNERLNRPLSPHLTIYQFQLTTVLSITHRTTGIILTGYATAFGLGALMLPHDVSHYITMIEGLNLSPATIFLAKVLLAAPFGYHLANGIRHLYWDTAKGLSIKEVYSTGYAMLGGALAITLFLAAL, from the exons ATGGCGTTTTATTGCTGTGGCAG ATTAGGAAATACAGCGTTGCTGGGAAATTTGGCGAAATTTCGGACCGCGTTAGGTACTGCGACATACGCTCAAGCGGCGTCTGTACCTAAGAtaacaattaaaaaatttgaaccACCAAAAGAAGAGCACTATGATATTAAGAACGAACGCTTGAACAGGCCTTTGTCGCCCCATCTTACGATCTACCAGTTTCAGTTAACAACTGTTCTGTCGATTACGCACAGAACTACAG gAATCATCTTAACTGGATATGCAACAGCTTTTGGACTGGGAGCGTTGATGCTACCCCACGATGTCTCTCACTACATTACAATGATCGAAGGCTTGAACCTATCTCCGGCCACCATCTTTTTAGCTAAGGTATTACTTGCAGCACCTTTTGGTTACCATTTAGCTAACGGAATTAGACATCTTTACTGGGATACTGCTAAAGGGTTAAGTATCAAAGAAGTATATTCCACGGGCTATGCGATGTTAGGAGGGGCTCTAGCTATAACTTTGTTCTTAGCCGCATTATAA